One genomic window of Diospyros lotus cultivar Yz01 chromosome 8, ASM1463336v1, whole genome shotgun sequence includes the following:
- the LOC127807497 gene encoding probable E3 ubiquitin-protein ligase RHC1A, with the protein MFGCIHPYNICRERERERESKLGFFEGFEIAIMSLSVPRQTTDANRNFQLYWCYHCHRTVRLAPQNPSEIICPRCFGEFLYEIDLVRPDPLLEFTQFDPSPEARFLEVLSIMLDPLTRTRNRVLDTREDHPLIDARFRAPRRRNRLSDERAEGGSRGWQWPWHRNRVFDLTDDEWTPESGILARPRRWILVPGGRNAEQENLMPSGVNPRDYFAGPGLSELIEQLTQNDRQGPAPAPDSAINALPTVKITPNHLASDSLCPVCKEEFEVGGEARELPCNHIYHSDCIVPWLRLHNSCPVCRHEVQVAVNVGARAESSDDDGRNRRCMRLRQLASLWPFRSRYRPPNHGADGSRSCLIL; encoded by the exons atgttcGGATGCATCCATCCATATAATatatgcagagagagagagagagagagagagagcaaactTGGATTCTTTGAAGGCTTCGAGATCGCAATCATGTCGCTGAGCGTTCCTCGACAAACAACCGACGCCAACAGGAACTTCCAGCTGTACTGGTGCTATCACTGCCACCGGACGGTCAGGTTGGCCCCCCAGAACCCGTCCGAGATCATCTGTCCCCGTTGCTTCGGTGAGTTCCTTTACGAGATCGACCTTGTCAGGCCCGATCCCCTCCTCGAGTTCACTCAATTCGATCCCTCCCCAGAAGCCCGCTTTCTCGAAGTCCTATCTATCATGTTGGATCCCCTGACCCGCACGAGAAATCGAGTCCTTGACACGAGAGAAGATCATCCTTTAATAGACGCAAGATTCCGTGCGCCAAGGCGGCGAAATCGTTTATCTGATGAGAGAGCGGAAGGCGGCAGCCGGGGCTGGCAGTGGCCGTGGCACCGAAACCGGGTTTTCGACTTAACGGACGATGAATGGACGCCGGAAAGCGGGATTCTGGCCCGCCCCAGGCGCTGGATTTTGGTGCCAGGCGGACGAAATGCCGAGCAGGAAAACTTGATGCCTTCAGGGGTCAATCCTCGGGATTACTTTGCAGGGCCAGGGCTAAGCGAGCTGATTGAACAACTGACTCAAAATGACAGACAGGGTCCTGCCCCAGCGCCAGACTCCGCCATAAACGCTCTTCCCACCGTGAAGATCACGCCGAACCATCTGGCTAGCGATTCGCTTTGCCCGGTTTGCAAGGAGGAGTTCGAAGTTGGTGGGGAAGCGAGGGAGCTTCCTTGCAACCACATATATCATTCTGATTGCATTGTTCCATGGTTGAGGCTTCACAATTCTTGCCCAGTATGCCGCCACGAGGTGCAGGTGGCGGTCAACGTCGGAGCTCGGGCTGAGTCGTCTGATGATGACGGTAGGAACAGGCGGTGCATGAGGCTGAGACAACTGGCTTCTTTGTGGCCCTTTCGCTCGAGGTATCGACCACCCAACCATGGAG CTGATGGATCGAGATCTTGCCTTATTCTATAG